One Mercurialis annua linkage group LG3, ddMerAnnu1.2, whole genome shotgun sequence DNA window includes the following coding sequences:
- the LOC126675495 gene encoding 40S ribosomal protein S19-3, translated as METPRTVKDVSPHDFVKAYAAHLKRSGKIELPTWTDIVKTGTLKELAPYDPDWYYIRAASMARKIYLRGGLGVGAFRRIYGGSKRNGSRPPHFGKSSGSIARHILQQLQTMNILDLDSKGGRKITSSGQRDLDQVAGRIIVAAA; from the exons ATGGAGACACCAAGAACCGTCAAAGACGTCTCTCCTCACGACTTCGTCAAGGCGTACGCCGCTCACCTCAAACGCTCCGGCAAG ATTGAGCTTCCTACATGGACCGATATAGTGAAGACGGGCACGTTGAAGGAGCTCGCTCCCTATGACCCAGATTGGTACTACATTAGGGCCG CTTCGATGGCAAGGAAAATATACTTGAGGGGCGGTCTTGGTGTTGGCGCGTTCAGGAGGATCTATGGTGGGAGCAAGAGGAATGGAAGTCGCCCGCCTCATTTTGGGAAGAGTAGTGGTTCCATTGCACGCCACATTCTTCAGCAATTGCAGACCATGAACATCCTTGACCTTGATTCTAAAGG TGGGAGAAAAATTACATCTAGTGGCCAGAGGGATCTTGACCAAGTTGCCGGAAGGATTATAGTTGCTGCTGCTTGA